In one window of Bacteroidota bacterium DNA:
- a CDS encoding two-component regulator propeller domain-containing protein, with product MKLPTSLGKLIALILTYVSTGLALDQLDVLTQYGHDAWNEERGLPQSSVSSIVQTPDGYLWLGTQEGLARFDGVKFDVYDKSKTSAMRSNFVSCLLVARDSTLWFGTKGGGFNSYKNGVFKNFSTNDTLPGGSVVSLLQTKDGAIWIGTMGDGLIRYKENQFRKFTREDGLIYLSIFGLCEDRDGTVWVGAPRGLSKYQNGKFTICGAAEGFPGGFVTVIHEDRSGILWIGLENGGLVRNSHGVYTTFSIKDGLSSNSVMSLCDDPQGNLWIGTRGGGINRLTGKVFSSYSSKEGLVSDAVISVFVDREGSLWFGTDGGGLNRFKETKFRAYGKEEGLASDFVMPIVEDSRGDVWVGTSGSGLSRYRDGKFTCFTTKEGLSSNSIHALYAGDQGTLWVGTSGGGLNRYDGRKFVRYDTSAGLSNNFVSSICGGSRGEVWVGTRYGLDCFQGGKWKTFTMENGLSSNFVNCLLPASGGGLWIGTSGGGLDFYDGSKFTNYTRNRLIDDAVIWTMYEDTDGVLWVGTNGHGLYRLKDGKSVAITTSQGLFDDMVFSILEDGSHNLWMSCNKGIFRVSKRDLDAFAGGAIERVTCVSYGKADGMRSRECNGAFQPAACKTRAGEFWFPTIKGAVTVDPEHLKLNPYPPEVSIESAILDQEPVDPARAVELTPEHGTYEFHYTGLSFTAPEFVRFKYKLEGFDADWVDAGFRRSAYYTNLKPGTYTFRVMASNSDGVWSESGASCGFTVLPTFSQTPFFFTLCALGALLVIFGIHSYRLRWVRSRELTLLVDRRTSDLRDEKERSEAAYLSIKSAQEKIREQEALLDKAQEAIFVQGLDGVIQFWNQGAARLYGYPAGTAVGKDAATLLHDEPPELVSKACREVIERGEWRGELQQLTRDKKPLIIESRWSLVRDEETGAPKSVLVINNDVTEEKKMEAQFLRTQRMQSLGTLAGGIAHDLNNVLAPILLSIEVLRIKATDESSLRALQTLEVSAQRGAGIIKQVLAFSRGVEGERGLVELKYVVSELEKIVKDTFPRSIRISTHVPKDLWQVSGDATQLYQVLMNLCVNARDAMPDGGELAIRLENRFLDEFYARTHQDAHSGNYLVMSVSDTGTGIPREVLDKIFEPFFTTKELGKGTGLGLSTAIGILKSHGGFVNVYSEVGHGTKFDVYLPATGAPAEKAAVLHDKMPLPRGNGELVLVVDDEPAIRDINASMLKNYGYEVILAGDGAEAVKMMSAYKGRVKIVITDMMMPVMDGSAAIKRIREIDASIRIVAMSGLMGDQKISEIGDTKNVKFLQKPFTTERLLRTLQETMAHN from the coding sequence ATGAAACTCCCGACATCGCTTGGAAAACTGATAGCTCTCATACTGACTTACGTATCAACCGGGCTGGCGCTCGATCAGCTGGACGTTCTGACCCAGTACGGGCACGACGCGTGGAACGAGGAGAGAGGGTTGCCGCAGAGCTCCGTTTCCAGTATCGTCCAGACACCCGATGGGTATCTCTGGCTCGGCACGCAGGAAGGTTTGGCGCGATTCGACGGCGTCAAATTCGACGTGTATGATAAGAGCAAAACGAGCGCGATGAGGAGCAACTTTGTTTCGTGCCTCCTTGTAGCCCGGGACAGTACGCTCTGGTTCGGCACAAAAGGGGGCGGATTCAATAGCTACAAAAACGGAGTCTTTAAGAACTTTTCAACCAACGACACGTTGCCGGGCGGTTCCGTCGTCTCACTTCTGCAAACAAAGGACGGTGCCATCTGGATCGGAACAATGGGCGATGGGCTCATACGCTACAAGGAGAATCAGTTCAGAAAGTTCACCAGGGAGGACGGCCTTATCTATTTGTCGATCTTCGGCTTGTGCGAGGACCGCGATGGGACCGTCTGGGTAGGGGCGCCGAGGGGCCTGTCCAAATATCAGAACGGGAAGTTTACAATCTGCGGAGCTGCGGAGGGTTTTCCCGGCGGATTCGTGACGGTGATTCATGAGGACCGTTCCGGCATCCTGTGGATCGGGCTCGAGAATGGAGGCCTGGTTCGTAACAGCCATGGCGTCTATACGACGTTCTCGATCAAAGACGGCCTGTCGTCAAACAGCGTCATGTCGCTCTGCGACGATCCGCAGGGGAATCTCTGGATCGGAACCAGAGGCGGGGGAATCAACAGGCTGACAGGGAAAGTCTTTTCCTCCTATTCGAGCAAGGAGGGCCTGGTGAGCGATGCGGTGATCTCCGTCTTCGTCGACAGGGAAGGGAGTCTCTGGTTCGGTACCGACGGAGGTGGGCTCAACCGGTTTAAGGAGACCAAGTTCAGGGCATATGGCAAGGAGGAAGGATTGGCGAGCGATTTTGTTATGCCGATCGTGGAAGATTCCCGGGGTGACGTCTGGGTCGGGACGAGCGGGTCCGGCCTGAGCCGTTACAGAGACGGCAAGTTTACATGCTTCACGACAAAGGAAGGTTTGTCCAGCAACTCCATCCACGCGCTCTATGCCGGCGACCAAGGGACTCTTTGGGTCGGCACATCCGGGGGAGGGCTCAACAGATACGACGGCAGGAAGTTCGTCCGCTACGATACATCCGCCGGCCTCTCGAACAATTTTGTATCATCGATCTGCGGGGGATCCCGCGGCGAGGTCTGGGTCGGGACGCGGTACGGGTTGGATTGCTTTCAGGGCGGGAAATGGAAGACGTTTACGATGGAAAACGGTCTGTCGAGCAATTTTGTCAATTGCCTTCTCCCGGCGTCCGGAGGCGGGCTCTGGATCGGCACGTCGGGCGGGGGGTTGGACTTTTACGACGGCTCAAAATTTACGAACTACACCAGAAACCGCCTCATCGACGATGCCGTCATCTGGACCATGTATGAGGATACGGACGGAGTCCTCTGGGTCGGCACGAACGGCCATGGTCTCTACAGGTTAAAGGACGGGAAAAGCGTGGCGATCACCACAAGTCAGGGCCTCTTCGACGACATGGTCTTCTCCATCCTGGAAGACGGAAGCCACAACCTTTGGATGAGTTGCAACAAGGGGATTTTCCGGGTCAGCAAGAGAGATCTTGACGCCTTCGCCGGGGGAGCGATCGAGCGCGTCACCTGCGTCTCGTACGGAAAAGCCGACGGCATGAGGAGCCGGGAATGCAACGGAGCGTTCCAACCCGCCGCCTGCAAGACCCGGGCCGGGGAATTCTGGTTTCCGACCATCAAGGGTGCGGTCACGGTCGATCCGGAACATCTGAAATTGAACCCCTATCCTCCGGAAGTTTCGATCGAATCGGCGATACTTGATCAGGAACCGGTCGATCCGGCGCGAGCAGTCGAACTGACCCCTGAGCACGGAACGTATGAGTTTCACTACACCGGCCTCAGTTTCACCGCGCCTGAGTTTGTCCGGTTCAAGTACAAGCTTGAAGGATTCGACGCCGATTGGGTCGATGCCGGATTCCGAAGGTCTGCGTACTATACCAACCTGAAGCCCGGGACCTACACGTTTCGAGTCATGGCTTCGAATAGCGACGGCGTCTGGAGCGAGTCGGGCGCGTCATGCGGATTCACAGTGTTGCCGACCTTTTCACAGACCCCGTTCTTTTTCACTCTGTGTGCGCTGGGCGCGCTCCTTGTCATTTTTGGAATCCACAGCTACCGCCTGCGGTGGGTGCGATCGAGAGAATTAACGCTCCTGGTCGACAGGAGAACCAGCGATCTTAGAGACGAAAAGGAGCGGAGCGAGGCCGCTTACCTGAGCATCAAATCCGCGCAGGAAAAAATCCGGGAACAGGAAGCGCTTCTTGACAAGGCGCAGGAGGCGATCTTCGTCCAGGGTCTCGACGGCGTCATCCAATTCTGGAACCAGGGCGCGGCCCGATTATACGGTTACCCGGCCGGGACGGCAGTCGGAAAAGACGCCGCAACCCTGCTGCACGATGAACCCCCCGAGCTCGTTTCGAAGGCATGCCGGGAAGTCATCGAACGCGGAGAATGGCGGGGAGAGCTTCAACAGCTGACCAGGGATAAGAAGCCGCTCATCATCGAGAGCCGCTGGAGTCTTGTGCGCGACGAGGAAACCGGAGCTCCGAAGTCGGTTCTCGTCATCAACAACGACGTGACGGAAGAGAAAAAAATGGAAGCGCAATTTCTGCGCACACAGCGGATGCAGAGCCTTGGGACGCTCGCGGGCGGCATCGCGCACGATCTGAACAACGTTCTTGCGCCCATCCTCCTCTCGATCGAGGTCTTGAGGATAAAAGCGACGGACGAATCAAGCCTCCGGGCGCTCCAGACGCTGGAGGTAAGCGCACAGCGCGGGGCCGGAATCATCAAGCAGGTGCTGGCGTTCTCGAGGGGAGTCGAGGGGGAACGGGGTCTTGTGGAACTGAAGTACGTGGTCTCCGAACTCGAGAAAATTGTGAAGGATACCTTCCCCCGTTCGATCAGGATCTCGACCCACGTTCCGAAGGACTTGTGGCAGGTCTCGGGCGACGCCACGCAACTCTATCAGGTGCTGATGAATCTCTGCGTGAACGCCCGTGATGCGATGCCCGATGGGGGGGAACTCGCCATCCGTCTTGAGAACCGGTTCCTCGACGAGTTCTACGCGAGGACACATCAGGATGCGCACTCCGGGAATTATCTCGTGATGTCCGTTTCCGATACCGGGACGGGAATACCGCGTGAAGTACTTGACAAGATATTTGAGCCCTTCTTCACGACGAAAGAACTCGGAAAGGGGACCGGGCTGGGTCTCTCGACGGCGATCGGCATCCTCAAGAGCCATGGAGGATTCGTCAACGTCTACAGCGAAGTCGGCCACGGGACAAAATTCGACGTCTATCTGCCGGCTACCGGTGCGCCTGCGGAAAAGGCGGCGGTATTGCACGACAAGATGCCCCTGCCGCGCGGCAACGGCGAGCTCGTTCTCGTCGTGGATGACGAGCCGGCGATCCGGGATATCAACGCGTCGATGCTGAAGAACTACGGATACGAGGTCATCCTTGCGGGAGACGGGGCGGAAGCCGTCAAGATGATGAGCGCCTACAAAGGAAGGGTCAAAATCGTCATCACCGATATGATGATGCCGGTGATGGACGGATCGGCGGCGATAAAGCGGATACGGGAGATCGACGCGTCGATCAGAATCGTCGCCATGAGCGGGCTCATGGGTGATCAGAAGATCTCCGAGATCGGGGACACCAAGAATGTGAAGTTCCTCCAGAAGCCGTTTACGACCGAACGCCTGTTGCGAACGCTGCAGGAGACGATGGCACATAATTAG
- a CDS encoding two-component regulator propeller domain-containing protein: MKVTCCVVLLHLILVFEMIQPGCKEQDILPPPPPGPAWRVFHKSDTTLLDNKINAITVALDGSVWISTDLGASYFQRGSWGWVRDSLYGYRVNSIVEAKDRSIWFCLSGGGVMRYRPFALSGAIWQRFTEPDLIYDVVNSSAADRSARTQYGELWFTSVFGISRFVQTSTESGSWFKYSQNDSGQHVSQFPTNSFLVALTKPDDNTIWFGAEKGGAVFVTYGLANLQWNVLGPLFGDPRVISIGFDLFQHVWIGRDAGGVSTIDFKTYTWTEYNSQTTNGIIPGGRINAIVTDHQQIRWFGTDSGLVRFNNTTWTKYTTENSLLPSNTITALCYDVRGNLWVGTADGIIVYNENGVEF; the protein is encoded by the coding sequence ATGAAAGTTACATGTTGCGTAGTTCTGCTACATCTGATTCTGGTCTTTGAGATGATCCAGCCTGGATGCAAAGAACAAGATATTCTTCCTCCTCCCCCACCCGGACCTGCATGGAGGGTGTTCCATAAATCCGATACCACGTTGCTCGACAACAAGATTAACGCAATTACAGTTGCCTTGGATGGAAGTGTTTGGATATCTACGGATCTTGGCGCGTCTTACTTTCAGCGAGGCTCGTGGGGATGGGTCCGGGATTCTCTCTATGGTTACCGGGTGAATTCGATCGTTGAAGCGAAAGATCGCAGTATCTGGTTTTGTTTGAGCGGAGGTGGTGTAATGCGCTATCGTCCCTTTGCCCTGTCGGGTGCGATATGGCAACGGTTCACCGAGCCTGACCTAATTTACGATGTGGTGAACTCAAGCGCAGCAGACCGGTCCGCACGAACCCAATATGGCGAATTGTGGTTCACCTCAGTTTTCGGCATCAGCCGCTTCGTTCAGACTTCAACCGAAAGTGGAAGCTGGTTCAAGTACAGTCAAAATGACTCCGGCCAGCACGTGTCTCAATTTCCAACGAACAGTTTCTTGGTTGCTCTCACTAAGCCTGATGACAATACCATATGGTTCGGGGCGGAAAAGGGTGGGGCGGTCTTTGTTACGTATGGCCTTGCAAATCTTCAATGGAATGTCCTTGGCCCTCTCTTCGGAGACCCAAGGGTAATTTCTATAGGTTTTGATCTATTCCAACACGTCTGGATTGGTAGGGATGCAGGTGGTGTCTCAACAATTGATTTCAAGACTTATACATGGACAGAGTACAACAGTCAGACCACGAATGGCATCATTCCCGGTGGAAGGATCAATGCCATTGTAACGGACCATCAACAAATACGGTGGTTTGGTACAGACTCGGGTTTGGTGCGATTTAATAATACGACATGGACAAAATATACTACTGAAAATAGCCTATTACCCAGTAACACAATAACCGCCTTATGCTACGACGTTCGCGGCAATTTATGGGTTGGAACGGCGGATGGAATTATTGTATACAACGAAAACGGAGTAGAGTTCTGA